The genomic DNA ccggccgccgccgccgccgccgccaagatgGCCGCCTCCGGCTGCCTCCTCTGGTAGCTATGGGAGCGAACGGACCAGCCAGCCCGCGATCGGGGCGGGGCCAGGCGCCGGCGTGACGGAGGCACGCACGGCACGCAGGCGGCGGAGAGGGCGGGGCGTGCTGCCAGGCAGCGGCGGGTCGCGCCCCGCTGGGCTTCTCCACTCGGTCgaggaagctaagcagggtcgggcGCGGCGCAGCCTTGGAGGGGAGACGCCGCGGTTACACCGGACGGCCAGGCTCCAACTGGTTCCAGACTCTGTATCAGGAGCCACTGATGCCGCCCCATACGCAAcataacaccaccacccccgcaatCTGTGTGCGCGTGGAGTTCTATAATTCTCTATCAAGGCACCTACAGTTATGGTCCATGATGCCTGTCTTTTAAAGGGATTATTACGAGGAGGTTCATCGGCTCTTCATGGTCTTCTGCCCCGAGGAGCCTCCTCCAAACAGTCCGGGAGCCGGAAGGGGTCTGTCTGCTTCTCAGACTGGGGCCCAAATCAGTGTcgcctccaacagggattcccagatgtggttgactacaactcccagaatccccgagcCAAAGCCATTGAAATCCCAAAAGCAAAATCAGGACACTCAGGATTCGAAGTGgcaccctcttgctccctaggcaagtcacttccccgctgcgccattaggtggctgccccctccccaatatAATTACCCCTAAAAAACATGCCAACACTGGGCTCAATGAACAGATGGGTCAGGACCGGACGAAGGTGTCCACAGCTGCTTAACAGAAGAGACAGGAGACTGAAAAACCAAAGCCCAAACTTCTTTGATACCCAAAGGGAAGCACATCAAATGAGCTAGTTTTTAGCAGCAGCTCACTCTCCTGCCTATTTGATTTGCTTGGATCGGCAGTTCAGCCGACAGAGAGGTTCATGCAGCTGCAAGCGATTAACTTCTCCTTTGACAAAGAGACAAAGACACTCCCCACTTTCCCTTTTATTCCAAGAAAGGAACAGTCCATTTGAGTGACAAtataattttgtttatttatttgaacacACTGTTGGTTAAAACTGCCAGGCAGCAGATTTTCAGAACATTTCCCTCAACCAGACATcctggaaggaaaagaaaaaaacaacccaacaattttttttaaaaaaacccccaaaacaaacaaaacaaaacagcttgaTGTACCAAATCCagggagcagggtggggggaagaagatAAATCAACCCAGAACTCACCCATACCCATTCCACTTCCCCAggggagaaaaaaagaaatcCTTTTGCTAAGCCAATGCAATCAGACATAGACATCTGTGCTTTTCACCCTCTGCCCAAGCTTGATATTAAAAGAAACCACACAAACACCAAGGAAGTATTGGTGTAAATCATTAGACACAAAACAAAGGACAATTAAGTACACCATCCTCCTTCAAAACCATGTAGGAACTCCAAAAGGTGCAGATGAGGAACTGCCAGTGAGGAAGTCAATCCCACCCAGTGTAGGCATGTGACCTTCAAGTGTGTATCTCAGTTATCCTAAGCACCCGAGACCAGCTCCTCAAAAAGCATCCCAAATGCTTCATTAGCAAAAGAGAGGCACGGACCCCAAAACCCAACGCTTACCACGATTACAGCAAGAAGCAATGTGCCCAGTCACCGGAAAACTAGAGGGTCACAACAGTTAGAAGCTGATGCCTGCCTTCAAGTTGAGGAAGATTTCATTACTCTCCCCATCCCCAAGTCTAGAGCGTGATGGAAAGTCAACGTCTCAAGAAGGCACTCCCAAAAAGGCACCCCCAGGGGTCACTTCCCGGGTCAGTTTGACAACGGAGCATCTCAAGAAGTGAGCCCTAGGTTTGAGAAAAGTCACACAAAGGAGTGCAACACACAGACCTGGGCCGCAGATTGGCATGGAGACCCACCCTTGGACTCTCACAGCATTCTAACCCAGGCTGTGCATTCATTTTCCCAGGCACAGGTAGGGTTGGTGGGGTCatagacccccccccgccccatgtctgCCTCAACAGCTGCAACATTCACTGGATGTTGGGAGGCAAACTTGTTTTTCCTTCCTGCCTACCCGAGAGGCACTATCCACACCACCTTCAGCCACCACGTTTCCTGGGCAGCATCGTGAGGAAACATGGCGGGCAGGACCAAGGCGCCAGCAAGCTCTGTTGAGGGAGGCAAGTGATCCTGGCAAGTGGGCCAGCCTGCACCACGACTGCTGGGATGAGACGGTGTTTGTTTTGAATTTGGGGGATTTCCCGTTTGCTAGGCCTTGGCAAAACTTTGGCCTCCCGAGCGCAGCCTGCAGGGAAGTGCAGGTCTGCTTACACAGTTTCCCTCTTGCACGTCCAGATACCTTTGCAAAATAGTCAACATATCTGATCATGCACTTTATAGTTAAAATAAAGCACTTAGCCGGAGGACAAAGGAAGTGTCCTATAGACAATAAGGATTCTTGATGACCAGTGCAGCCCGCTGTGAATGCATCTCTGCCGCCTTTCAAACCATAATATACAGGTCAAGATCTGGGAGGTCTGATCTCTCTGGGCAAATCAAGGGGAGTTGCTTGTCCTTGTGATGTGCTGGCGACATTCAAGCACACACAACATTTGCCCGTGGCGAAGATCCGGAAGCAGGGGACCCAAAGCACAATACCTCTTGACTAAAACTTCCTCTTTCCCCGCTCCCTAGGGAAGAAAGTTTGCAAGCGCCACTGTTCTGCTGCCCTCTGAGGAAGCAGGAAGTTTGGATCGGTGTCAACTCCGACCCCCATTCGGCCTTTGCTCTCTGGCTTgttgctctctcttcctcccttggGAATATCTGGTGGACaactctctttccccacccagATGACCAACTTCAGAAACTCTGGGGCTTCCTTTGTCTCTTTAGGATTTTCTAAAACAGGGGTGACCAACCCGAGGCCCTCCCATGGTTGCTGGCCTATGAACTGCTGTCACCTCCCGGCCACAAcggcagctgaggatgatggaatttgtagttcagcaccagttgggagagcctcaggttggccagccgGGTCTAAACCATGCCTCttgagcagtgtcccctctaacagggattcccaggtgctgatgactacaactcccagaatccccagctgcaatggcttttgcttggggattctgggagttgtcgtcaaccacatctgggaacccctgttggagggaacactgctcttgacCCAGTAGCTTCCTCTCTTGTTTCCAGGAAGCCCAAATTCTGGCTGCACTGGAGAGCTACCGAGGATTCTCTTTCAGCTCCATCACATGAATAAATCCCTAAACTGCAGGACCGTGGAAAATACTGAAACAAGCTCCTGCCCCAGAAGTGTCCCAGAGACTGTGCTCCACAATGAGCGCACGCAGTTATCCTCaacattgagtccccagatgttactggacttcagttcccataatccctagccccagtggcctttgtttgaggattatggaagctgaagtccaatacaatctggggacccaacgttgagaatcccggcgcccagtggttcccaacttgggttcctccagatgttgctgaactacacctcccagcacccccacccGTAATAAACTGtcactgggaatgctgggagttgtagtccaacatctggaggaacccaggttggcaACCACGGCTCTGGCCACCGCCAGGACAACAGTCAAAGCCAATGCAGGATCATGGGAAGGGGCAGCAGCTGATACAACATGGGGTGCTCGACATGGAGATCAAAATCACTCAAGAGGCAGGAGATGAGCTGCCAGTCTGCCTTCTGCTCTGCAACCCTTCTGCCTGAACCCTACTAGGCAGCCCAAGACCCCAGCAAAAGAACAGTCAGAgatccctggggtgggggggtcaacACTCACTGAGTAAGCAGGCAATTACAGGTGGCCAGATGCGGTGAAGTCCAAATTGTGGGTCAGAGGGCTCCAAATGCTGGCACACAGACCGGAAAGAGGCAAGCACTGCTTCTGCAAGCAGGGAGCTTTCAGGTCTGACCGATGTCTCCAGACAGACAAGCGGAGGGGCGAAAGAGAGAAGCCTCTATTCTAGAGCTCAGGTCTGATCTGtttgcggggggtggtggtggtggtggtgcggacCCAGCTGGGCTCTCCCACTTTTTCGAGCACTGTGGCTCAAGCGGCTTTCACCGCGACATTTCAGCACAGAGCAAGGAGGCAAAGTCTGAGCTTCCCTGTTGCCCGCAGATGGGGGAAAACAGCCGGCTCAAAAACGACAGCTCCCCTCCACGGCACGCAATGCACATTTTttgtttgggggggaggggggaggagacagAAGAtcctaaaaaaccccaaaacaaattaAGCTTATTTATCAGCAAAACCTTGTGTCACCCACCTGAAAAACAGAAAAAGGCACAGATTCGACTTCGGCATGCCTCCAAGCTCCCCCTGCAACCCTTCTTCTTAGTGAGGCAACCCACTTCTGTATACAAACTCTGTCccgctttggccctccagcttctGTGGGAGTCCCCTCAGCCACAGCCGCCAACCGTCCGGGCTGACAGGAGTTGcgatccaacatctgcaggagggccaaagttgcacaACCGTGCTctagaggaagaagggagggcacAAAAGGCAGCcaaattaaagaagaagaagaaggggggtaAGTTAGGGGAGAGATGGTCTCGCACCCAAAGCATTTGCTATACCGTGACTGGAGCTCAGGACGCACACACAGAAGAAGTTAGCCACCATTAAGTCTATGCCCATCTTAATTGAATTACAGTATTTCCACAGTATTTCCTGCCGCGTGGGCCTGTATTTCTGCCTTCGCCATCCCCACATATATGCTTTGGTAACAGATACGACACTTGTGCTCAGTCCGGCCCACACACTTGCGGGGCCAAAGCCTGCCTCACAGCACCTGATCTGTCATCACTTCCGAGGCCACCggccatttggaaggagggaGATGGAAGCCTGGCATCTTTCAGGGATACGGCCAGAAAAGCCTGgcctcctcagggcagggaagaCAACAGGCCTGGAGAGAGGGGGGGTGAAGGGACCCGATTTCCAAGCCTCCACCTCGAACAGCTGCAGTCTGGGGTGGGATGGATGCAGCATTCCCCCACGCTGTCGCCTCGTTCCAGAAGAGGTTACGCTGGCAGAACCATTCCCTGCCTCGCACCCTTCCGTGGAAAGCAGAGGCTTAGGAAGGATCCTGGCAATTCGACAGGGAACCACTGGGCGGTCTGGGCCACGTGCCGGCCATTCCGTTTTGCGACCAACGACAAGCCAGAAGCAGCACCGGAAAGGCCGCCACTGAAAGGCGGAGGGCCCCAATCCATGGAGCCGGACAGAGACAGAGCCAATTGCCTTTTGCCCACAGCTACGTACCTCTAGAGCTCACGTACCTCCGACTTGCTGCACAGAGGGAACAAAGACAGCCAGGCTGGGTGGCTTCCCGACCCAAGCCCCCACGGATCGGGGGCTTGGGGAGGATGGCACGTCTCGTTCCACCAAGCAAGGGCTACGGTCCGGAGGAGAACGGGAAGGTGGAGGGACCAGAGCAATCGTGGCAATGCCAGAGTGGTGCACCCAGCCTCCAAGCCAAGGAGGGGCACCCAATTTCCTCCTGGGATGTGCTGGAGTCTGCTCAGCCACCCAAGAACAAAGACAGCCAGGCTGGCTGCCATTCAAGCAACAAGAAAGGGACGTCCTTTCCTGTTTAATCAAAAAAGCAGAGTTCACTTGGGAGCCAAATGCCCCGCAGGAAGCTGAACCTCGCTAGACGTTCCTTAAGAAGTAACCAAGTGAGGTGGAGGAATGCAGTATGATTACTGCCTTATGGTGGGGTGCATCTCTCTCTGCATTTAATGCAAATGGGAAACAAAGGCCCCACCCGGATGATCTTCTCCACCCAGGTTTCCACCTGGGAAGAAATCAAGAGGGAGCCTCAGATTCACAACATCTCCACATGTCAGCACAGGATGAGTTAGAAGAGGGGTGGGCAACTTTGGCTTTGAcagcaactacaactcccatcattccccagcgGCGGTTTATTgcgactggggaggatgggagttgcggTTCAACAACCGTTGGGGAGCCAAGGTTTCCTCTAGCCCCGGGGTAGTCAAAGAAGTCTCCAGTGCTTTTGGCATTCTGAAGAGTGTGCAAAGCATGCCTTGCGGGATCCCAAAtctggattccccccacccccgcccgccccccaataGCAGCAGAGCAGTGATGAGAAGCAAAAAACTGCCGACCTTAGTACCACTGAACTGCACTTTTCCAAGCACATAGGAACGTGCCAGGAAGCGCATCACTGGCAAAAAAAATAAGGGTCCAGGGAAGAGTACAAGACAGCCCACGTTTGGATCAGCCCTCCAGGATGGAGTCAGTGTCCCCTcgaccagggattcccagctgttgacgactacaactcccagaatccccaagcaaaagccattaaaGCTGGCgactctgggagctgtagtcagcaacagctgggaatccctggtcgAGGGGGACACTGGATGGAGTGACACGACCAGCCTTGCTGGTGGGCCAGGCATGAAAATGAAGAGGCACCCTCAAAGGAAAAGGCGGGATGGAACTCCAACCTCAGCCCAGCCAAGAGCTGAGCCCCACTGAATACCCCGATTTGCAAGGGTAGCCAACTcaaccctctcctctccctgctgtgAAAGTAGGCGAGAAGCTCGACTCCAAACCAGACGCTAGTTACAGCCATGGCAGGGCCAAGAAGCCACAGAAACGCACTGCATCGGTTCGGAATGTCCCCCTCCAGTTTCCACTGGGAAGAATGGGGACAGGCCTCGGCAGCAAGAGAGCTTCGGAAGGCGGCGAGTCGTCCGGGTCAAAGCATTCGCCAAGACAACTAGCACCCCTAACCGGCTACCTCCTCGCCACCAACCTGACCTCCTCCTTTCTTCGGTGCAGTCTAGATATTCTACTGGCATTGTTCCAATTTGCCGTTTTGAGGGCGGTGCACTCCGTTCGTTAAGGGCTGCTTCACATTAGGCCGCCCTGCCTCTCGGTGTTCCGAGGCCGAGATCATTCCCAGATCAAAGCCAGAAACGGGTGGCTAGAACCACGAATGAAACTGACAGGCATCAGGCCCTCAGCAGAGACTGGGCCGTGGACCTTTCAACACTTGGGCGCTGGAAGTCCATGGGGGAAACCCAAACTCCGAAGCTGCATCTGAGGTCTCTCTGCCCTGGAGCTCTTAGAGTCAAAGAAAAAGACACCGTCTTCAGCTCAGGGAGGGGCAGGTCTCCCGGAAAGAGGGAGCCCAAAGAGCCCCCGGAGAAAACCGAAGAGGCTTCTCTCCTACCTAAACCCTCCGCTGGGGTTCTGGACCTTCCCTCTCAGGGGTTCCTTGTGATGATATGGCACAAGGGAGGGGATGGGTCCAAAGAGTGAAAGCACGATTGGAGGGGAGGGAACTACAGAGGGAAATTAAAGCAGCACGTGATGGGGGGGGGCGATCTCCCCAAGACAAACAAAGGCATCTGTGTCAGAGATGGCATGACGGCAAAGGGAACTGCTTGCTCGAAGCTCAGCTACAGTGCCCGAGGAGAGGCCATGTCCCCCAGCCAGGGCCACTGAGCCAGGCTGACTCGCTCTTCCGGCTCTAGTCACCAGACTCCAaaaggcccccaccccacccggacaGAGACCAACCAGAGGGCGAGCTTGATCGTGCCCAGAAAAAGAAGGAAGTACCGCATGTTTCGTTACAAACGTCCCAGCAGACAGTCTCAGCACATCGCAAGGATGATTCTTGCCAAGGATGTTCCACAGCAAAGTCTGCTCCTTGAAGCCAACAGGGCTTGGAGATTTGCCCACCCCGCTTTGCTCCCCACCCTCTCCGGTTCCGTCTTgctttccggggggtggggggagagagagttcaTCAGCACCGGACAGCCAGAAGCATCCAGGTTTAGCATCAAGGCAACGCACAGAGTGGgaccggtgggggggagggggagaagaccCAACGCCTCGCTGCTGTTGCTGAGTGGGTTAGGGGGCCTTCCCCCAAGAGGGCAAGGGAAATGCTCCCTTTATTGTACCTGCTGCTCCTCAAACTTTTACTTTATGAGAAACATGGAGGAATGGAAAGAGCCGTCGCATTGGGTCTCACTCCTCCCCTCTGGCCGGCAGCCAGCCTTCCTGTCTTGTCCTTCATAACCTGCACAGGCAGAAGAGGGTAGGAATGAAGACCCCAAAGGCCACTAGTATGGGGAACATGAGGCTGCTGTTGTCCGAGGCATAAGGGTTTGGTGTGCGGGGCCCCGACTGGACCCGGTTCTTATTGGGCGGCTTTTTCGTGCTGGAGCCTTCTTCGTACTCCTcttcgtcttcctcctcctcttttttttcCAGGCCTGGGTGGGGCTGCAACTTTGGAACATCTGTGGGAGTGAAGAGGAGAAGCATCAAAGTCAGCACAACACATAAAAGCCAAACCAGACTGTTTTTATAAGCTTCTTGAGAGGATTGGATTGAAGACCCAAAGCACAAGGCTACGTCACATATGACATTTCTTAGGCAAACACCTATGAATTTTTAAATGTTACAAATACCCCTGCtagactgagcaaagaggcaccttttaaaaagtggcgattctctttactgagcaggaggagagcaactggccctctccagccccaacacagcatccctccagtggctgttgctggtgtttatctaaTATTTCTTTtctatattgtgagccctttggggacaggggaccattttattgattgattgacatctgtgtaaaccactttggtaaaagcagtatagaaatattagtCATGTCTGTATTCATATAGGTCAGAATCTCAGGATGGGCCTTCAGCTGAGTATGGACTTTGTAGCAACTCCATGTCTTTCTCTACACAAGGCGTGGAACAGTTCACAGACAAGACCTGCAACAGGGCGTGCGCACGCCGTGGTGAAAAGCATCCCTGGGCCCGATCCTGGAACAGGGCACTGCCTTTGCCTACCAAATTTGTTCTGAATTCTGTGAAAGCTCAGGTTCTGCCATCCAGACCAATTCACACTCTTCTGTATGGCTTGTCATAAGCACAGAGGTTGGTTCTGTTAGCACAAGATttcatgtgtgtgcgtgtgcattcaTACCAGGAAGAAAACAGGTCCAAACCAGAACTTTTGAATgcgggagagagagtgagagaaagaaagaaagaaagaccaaaCTTTTATTGGGACTGGAAAGCTTTGTTATTTTTGGTTGGTGCTATTAAAGGCATTGTTTAATTCTCCCTATTAACCAAGGgttttgtggcatcttaaagtcCACCAGATCTATTGTTACAGTATGAATATATTGAATAATGAGAGGAAATCCAGTTTGTTAGCTCTGCGAATGCAGTGGGCCCTACTCTTCATCAACatgaatttgaattctttattggcatttaggagagccctaaagacctacctgctcggcctggccttccagggttttaaaaattgttttaaagggtttttaatgtatcggggttttataaggttttgaatggttttgttttttagctgctttattgcaGTCTAAAATTTTCAttcccgatcattgattgattttaactgttttatgagatttgtgaaccgcccggagctattctgtaagggcggtctcgaaatcgaacaaataaatcaataataaaaaacaaacatgtaTCTGTTCATCTGTCAGAGGCTTCAGCACTCTTGGTTATTTTTTGCTGGAACAGATTATTTTTTTCTGACCCTCTGGAATTAGTCACTGTCATTTTCCTATTCCCACAAATGTGTCATTTTTGCTGTGGCCACCAGCAACCTGGCAAGAAAACCCATTGGAGTGCAGAGTCTGTATtggggaagcaagcatgaatgattCCCTTTGCTAAATAGGGCTTGCACTGCAActgctgcctgctgtaagatattccccagagcttagtgatagagcatctgcttgcatgcagaaggttccatgttccctgcctgacatctccagacagagctgggagagactcctgcctgcaaccttggagaagccgctgccagtcagtgtagacaatactgcactagatggaccaagggtctgactcagtatacggcagcttcctacacAGAGTGGCTGCAAAATAGGCTTTGGAGCTGGCATGACACAGGAAAGTCCCTTGATCACCAGAGCAGGGGTGAATGGAGCATTTGGCAGAGAGTCACATCCAAGATGACTGACTACAAGAAGAAAGATGAGATTGAAATCAAAGGGATAATGAGGAACACTCACCATCTACTGTTCCCCGGAGGACATATAGTGCACAGACTTTTGGATTATCATAATACCCCtgcaggaaaagaaaagcagAGGTGAGCTTTTATGCCCTACCTGCTAGCTGACCCACAACCGCCTACTCCACACAACTGACCCCTTACAAAATGGAAGCCCAGCTGCTCGGTCTCTTCCTGAAACTCTACAAACCTGGCAAAAAGGCCAAGCTAGACAATGGCCTGTCTAGACATTCACCTTAAATGTTGgttatgccatcaagtcggtgttgactcctggcaaccacagagccctgtggttgtctttggtagaataccaaactggccctctccacccccagcacaggacctccagtgcctgttgctggtgtcttatctgatatttctttttagattgcgagccctttggggacagggagccatctcatttgtttgttatttctctgtgtaaaccaccctgagccatttttggaagggcggtatagaaattgaatgaatgaatacccattgccatctcccacgctgtATTAGACCTTTCGGcaccttcctttattgctgcggcccaatataggagtttcccatattctgggaaacacaccaccaACAGCTTcctactctctaggcaggttactgcCCCACTGCACCATTCGGTGGCTACCTTAAATGTAGATCTATATATTTTGGACTGTGTTGCAAGTTCAGATCTTTCGACACTGCGTCTTCATTTAGTGTTAAGAACaaaccatttccccagcaaactGGGCAAAAAGAAACCTCTCAAGGTGGGGATTCTCTGaagtttagcagagggagagcacgCCTGTCAGTGCTCATAAGAGTCAACTAAGTGAACCTATgccagactcagtagaaggcagcttcatctgttcaTTGCAAGTGGCTACTTGTTTAACGCTTTGCTATAGaggagggattctcaacgttgggtccccagaagttattggacttcaactcccataatccccaaccaaagaccgctggggattatgggagctgaagtccaataccatctggggacctaacactgagaatccctgatataaagTCTGCTTCTACATAGACTTAATTCCCAGTTTGGCTTCCTTCAGATTAGCCTGCACAGTGGATCTGCCCTTTGCGTGAGAGTTTGCTAAGAGACGCGGGCACCTGGTCTACCCACATTTCACGTCCCCCTGTGCCGGGGAGAAAGGCCACTTCAGGACCTGTTGTTACCTTGACAAACTCAATGTGGAGCTTCCCAGTGAAGGTCGACACCTCTCCCTGAACGCTCAGCTTGCCCTTCTTGATGCTGATGGGAATAATCTCATCATGGGCTGTGCTGTGTCCGACCCGGTCAAAGATGTCCAGGTCCTTCACCACCACATGGCCGTTCAAGCGCACATCAAAAACCTTGGAGGACAAAAGAAAACGAGAGATCAGAGGCGACTGCAAAGGAACTAGGCCTCTCCTTTTTGCCTGGAGAAGAGCCggccctgtggtagcaagcatgagttgtcccctttgctaagcagggtctgcttaggcttgcatttggatgggtggccactTGAGAGCGTGGCctactgtaagatactccccttagagggtggggccatagagcatctgctttgcatgcagaaggtcccaggttcattctctggcagcatctccagcatcgcctgcctgaaacctcggagagccgctgccagtcaatgtagaccagagattctcaacgctgggtccccaggtgttgttggacttcaactcccataatccccaaccaaaggccaccaggactagggattatgggagttgaagtccaataacatttggggacccaacgttgagaatccctggtgcagacaataccCAGCTGGATGGACAGTATCTGAGACAGTCTATCTACACACCACCACACAAACCCAAGTTAGAGGGAGGCAAGCCTAGATTAGCAGATTGTGCGAACCATGTAGGCTTGCCAGAACAGGCCAACCctgcttcccctgctaactgagcaaagaggcacccttttaaagtggcgattctctttattgagcagggggagagcaactggccctatccgtccccagcacattatccctccaggggctgttgccgTTGgccatcttgcatttcttttttagattgtgtgcatCCTGAGCTCAAGCACTGCTGGGGATCAGCaatccctctaagagggattcccagatgttgtggactccaactcccatcatccccaagcaaaagcgcttgcatctggggatgctgggagttgtagtccacaacacctgggaatccctcttagaggcaacactgctgGGGACTCTCCCAGGAAGCCCCTCTTACCTTCTGCTGAGACTGGGCAAAATAGACTTCGGCAAACTTCAGCACAAGCACGTAATCGCCCTCC from Hemicordylus capensis ecotype Gifberg chromosome 15, rHemCap1.1.pri, whole genome shotgun sequence includes the following:
- the MLEC gene encoding malectin gives rise to the protein MVGAGGPPPPPPAALLLLLLPPLLLLLPPPPAAEGAAGLAESVIWAVNAGGEAHVDVHGIHFRKDPLEGRVGRASDYGMKLPILRSNPDDQVLYQTERYNEETFGYEVPIKEEGDYVLVLKFAEVYFAQSQQKVFDVRLNGHVVVKDLDIFDRVGHSTAHDEIIPISIKKGKLSVQGEVSTFTGKLHIEFVKGYYDNPKVCALYVLRGTVDDVPKLQPHPGLEKKEEEEDEEEYEEGSSTKKPPNKNRVQSGPRTPNPYASDNSSLMFPILVAFGVFIPTLFCLCRL